A genomic window from Slackia heliotrinireducens DSM 20476 includes:
- the cbiD gene encoding cobalt-precorrin-5B (C(1))-methyltransferase CbiD — MEQGAPSFPFFTHRDCPYFPCHEGADLDTFNCAFCYCPLYALGPACGGDFRYNDKGLKDCTGCTKPHEGDAGIRMVKERFRDLAALAAMPMHDSAPEPVEKPAFEHYLQVGKKNMRCGYTTGTCAAAAARGAAELLLAGTALPGVRILTPAGIEVPVELEEYSSGDGWAQCAVRKDAGDDPDVTDGLLVFARVCRTDGPGVDIDGGGGVGRVTREGLDQPVGAAAINHVPREMIAEQVSEAASSNGYVGGLRVEIFVPGGAEVARRTFNPRLGIEGGISILGTSGIVRPMSEQAIVDTIRTEMNVRRAEGATHLLVMPGNYGRDYAEGELGLNVDEAVQCSNYIGEALDIASSLGFETLLLVGHIGKLAKVSAGNMNTHSRTSDARAEVLAAHGALAGASCDAVEAIMQSITTDEALAILQDEGVLGPAMASLTQRLGERLQQRAGDNLQVECIVFSLAHGLLGKTPGADGLLRIEGIAGS, encoded by the coding sequence ATGGAACAAGGCGCACCGAGCTTCCCGTTTTTCACGCATCGGGACTGTCCGTATTTCCCGTGCCACGAGGGCGCGGATCTGGACACCTTCAACTGCGCGTTCTGCTACTGCCCTCTATACGCGTTGGGTCCCGCCTGCGGTGGCGATTTCCGCTACAACGACAAGGGGCTGAAGGACTGCACCGGCTGTACGAAGCCCCACGAAGGCGACGCGGGCATTCGCATGGTCAAAGAGCGTTTTCGGGACCTTGCGGCTCTGGCTGCCATGCCGATGCACGATTCTGCGCCCGAACCTGTCGAGAAACCCGCCTTCGAGCATTATCTGCAGGTGGGGAAGAAGAACATGCGCTGCGGCTACACCACAGGGACGTGCGCGGCTGCGGCCGCCCGCGGCGCGGCGGAGCTCTTGCTTGCCGGGACGGCGCTGCCAGGTGTGCGCATCTTGACGCCCGCGGGTATCGAAGTGCCGGTTGAGCTGGAAGAATACTCATCGGGAGACGGCTGGGCGCAGTGCGCGGTCCGCAAGGACGCGGGCGACGACCCGGATGTGACCGACGGTTTGCTGGTGTTCGCGCGGGTCTGCCGGACCGACGGGCCGGGCGTGGACATCGACGGAGGCGGAGGCGTGGGCCGCGTCACCCGCGAGGGGCTGGACCAGCCCGTGGGTGCGGCGGCCATCAACCATGTGCCGCGCGAGATGATTGCCGAACAGGTTTCGGAGGCGGCGTCGTCGAACGGATACGTCGGCGGCCTGCGCGTGGAAATCTTCGTCCCGGGAGGGGCGGAGGTGGCGCGGCGCACCTTCAATCCGCGGCTCGGCATCGAAGGCGGCATCTCCATTCTGGGCACGTCGGGCATCGTGCGGCCCATGAGCGAGCAGGCCATCGTGGACACTATTCGCACCGAAATGAACGTACGCCGCGCGGAGGGCGCCACGCACCTGCTGGTCATGCCTGGAAACTACGGGCGCGATTATGCGGAAGGCGAGCTGGGCCTCAACGTGGACGAGGCCGTGCAATGCTCTAACTATATAGGAGAGGCGCTGGACATCGCCTCGAGCCTCGGATTCGAAACGCTGCTGCTGGTGGGTCACATCGGCAAGTTGGCGAAGGTGTCGGCAGGCAATATGAACACCCATTCCCGCACATCGGACGCCCGTGCGGAAGTGCTGGCCGCCCACGGGGCGCTGGCCGGCGCATCCTGCGATGCCGTGGAGGCCATCATGCAGAGCATCACCACCGACGAAGCGCTGGCGATCTTGCAGGATGAGGGCGTTTTAGGGCCTGCCATGGCGTCGCTGACGCAGCGGCTGGGCGAGCGCCTGCAGCAGCGTGCCGGCGATAATCTGCAGGTGGAATGCATTGTTTTCTCTCTGGCGCACGGGCTTTTGGGCAAGACCCCGGGCGCTGACGGTTTGTTACGTATCGAAGGGATCGCAGGTTCATGA
- a CDS encoding ABC transporter permease — MRIRDLLYETWSALAANKGRSFLTILGIVIGIAAVIAMVSLIGGVKQSLVGELGLDQSRMVMIDLYTGQENTFEDLAGIEENVDGYDYVAGAQWSSSTVSTGTKQQQSTVMGVGEHFFDAMGMTLKEGRLLTDDELASGSMSVVIDSYLSRELFGADEQAAGKRVTIGNDEYVVVGVVESASLLVNQGSAYIPFPTCVARISGYASVDTIVGFATEDADMATLGERTESYLRERYGISEEDDESGLGYVYVQTMQSLLDEVNATMMSFQLMMTAVASISLLVGGIGIMNMMLTNVTERIREIGLRKALGARNADITKQFLIESIALCLIGGIIGILVGYGSALALSGVASSLAEGMTVTPYFSLRDMLIVAGICTGIGVVFGYGPARRAAKLDPVESLHYQ; from the coding sequence GTGAGAATCAGGGACCTTCTATATGAAACCTGGTCGGCGCTGGCGGCGAACAAGGGCCGCAGCTTCCTGACCATTTTGGGCATCGTCATCGGCATTGCCGCTGTCATCGCCATGGTGTCGCTTATCGGAGGCGTGAAGCAGTCCTTGGTGGGTGAGCTTGGCCTTGACCAATCCCGCATGGTGATGATCGATCTGTACACGGGACAGGAGAACACCTTCGAAGACCTTGCTGGAATCGAAGAGAATGTGGATGGGTACGACTATGTGGCTGGTGCGCAATGGTCGTCCAGCACGGTTTCCACAGGCACCAAGCAGCAGCAATCCACTGTGATGGGCGTCGGGGAACATTTCTTCGACGCAATGGGCATGACTTTGAAAGAGGGGCGTCTTTTGACTGACGACGAGCTGGCTTCGGGCAGCATGTCGGTAGTTATCGACAGCTATCTTTCTCGCGAACTGTTCGGAGCGGATGAACAAGCCGCCGGCAAACGAGTCACCATCGGCAACGATGAGTACGTGGTAGTGGGCGTGGTGGAATCCGCCAGTCTGCTTGTAAACCAAGGCTCGGCCTATATCCCGTTCCCGACCTGCGTGGCCCGTATCTCTGGGTATGCGAGCGTCGACACGATCGTGGGGTTTGCCACCGAAGACGCCGACATGGCGACTCTCGGCGAAAGGACCGAATCGTATCTGCGGGAACGTTACGGGATAAGCGAGGAAGACGACGAGAGCGGTCTTGGATACGTGTACGTACAGACCATGCAGTCGCTTCTGGACGAGGTGAACGCCACGATGATGTCGTTCCAGCTCATGATGACGGCGGTTGCAAGCATCTCGCTTCTGGTCGGCGGCATCGGCATCATGAACATGATGCTGACGAACGTGACCGAGCGCATCCGCGAGATTGGTCTGCGCAAGGCCCTGGGCGCGCGAAATGCCGACATCACAAAGCAATTTTTGATCGAGTCGATTGCGTTGTGCCTGATCGGTGGCATTATCGGCATCCTTGTGGGTTATGGAAGCGCCCTTGCGCTTTCGGGCGTTGCTTCGTCTTTGGCGGAAGGCATGACCGTCACGCCTTATTTCTCGCTGCGGGACATGCTGATTGTGGCTGGAATCTGCACGGGCATCGGCGTGGTTTTCGGCTACGGGCCAGCGCGGCGCGCCGCGAAGCTCGACCCGGTCGAATCGTTGCATTACCAATAA
- a CDS encoding ABC transporter ATP-binding protein: MPPVLDVRNIHRIYESKAGLTHVLRGVSLTVERGEFLCIMGPSGSGKSTFMNILGCLDRPTSGQYFLEGIDVSTLDDDELAEVRSTRLGFVFQSFNLLPRATVIRNVMLPLIYSDCPVSERLTRACDALESVGLPAEYFDHKSNELSGGQMQRVAIARALVNDPALILADEPTGNLDSATGHMVLTTFRRLSDAGKTVVLITHDPEVADWADRTVHIRDGKLLTDEEERAMVAASSNLGRGRT; the protein is encoded by the coding sequence ATGCCTCCCGTCTTGGATGTTCGCAACATACATCGCATATATGAGAGCAAGGCCGGGCTCACCCACGTCTTGCGCGGCGTGTCGCTAACGGTGGAGCGGGGCGAGTTCCTATGCATCATGGGTCCGTCCGGTTCGGGAAAATCCACGTTCATGAATATCTTGGGGTGCTTGGACAGGCCTACGTCGGGACAGTATTTCCTCGAGGGGATTGACGTGTCCACGCTCGATGACGATGAACTTGCAGAGGTGCGTTCGACCCGCCTGGGATTCGTGTTCCAGTCGTTCAACCTTCTGCCCCGTGCAACGGTTATCCGCAATGTCATGCTGCCGCTGATCTACTCCGATTGCCCCGTGTCCGAGCGTCTGACGCGCGCCTGTGACGCGCTGGAGTCGGTGGGCCTGCCAGCCGAGTATTTCGACCACAAGTCAAACGAGCTGTCCGGCGGCCAGATGCAGCGCGTGGCCATCGCCCGCGCCTTGGTCAACGACCCGGCACTCATTCTCGCCGACGAACCGACCGGCAACCTGGACTCTGCCACGGGCCATATGGTCTTGACCACGTTCCGGCGACTGAGTGACGCCGGCAAAACCGTAGTCCTCATCACCCACGACCCCGAAGTCGCCGACTGGGCCGATCGCACGGTGCATATTAGAGACGGCAAGCTGCTCACCGACGAGGAGGAGCGTGCCATGGTGGCGGCAAGTTCGAACCTCGGAAGGGGGCGCACGTGA
- a CDS encoding efflux RND transporter periplasmic adaptor subunit: protein MLFQRKQSAINIPTAGENPNVVPPAPLQGIPNTVPASPDEQSSPTSDEIEGLSAYQTLERRRKKKRRKRIIRGAAVAAVLAVGVGGYALWNNANNVDALPEAEYGYVEQGTFEANVSASGSTQPASSVVVTPEVDGIITDVQVAEGDQVEEGDVLFYIKNDSLDKAVTEANQQVKTAQNGVTSAELALKNAKKALSDANSGINGLASAKVQRPYGAAEFSWATYRPHEAATVRTDYINGPEDDTSPDGAAYADAGDYGEYADYGDYGGSGDSDAYAVQQPSVSTEELQLAVDNAQIELDNANIALQSAKDAYDQAVATAEKRTVKAPKSGTIIAMSAEEGAAIGQAEGGTSQATGSLVTIADLESLQVTVQVNEVDVNNVQEGQQAKVTFAALPDVELDAEVRHIATLASGNPGEGESYQPGGIVTYAVELVIPEPDERVKPGMTASVKIVSQSLEDVLMVPTSALIDNGDGTFDVQVVTGTDDAGGDLVELRTVEVQAQDAATAVVTGDVQADDTLLIPSFEGEMLEDDGAMMGY from the coding sequence ATGTTATTCCAACGGAAGCAGTCTGCCATCAACATTCCCACGGCAGGTGAGAACCCCAATGTGGTTCCTCCCGCGCCTTTGCAGGGCATTCCCAATACCGTACCTGCATCGCCTGACGAACAGTCTTCTCCTACTTCAGATGAAATCGAAGGACTGAGCGCCTATCAGACGCTTGAACGCCGCCGCAAGAAGAAGCGCCGCAAGCGCATCATTCGTGGCGCTGCAGTTGCTGCGGTTCTTGCCGTGGGCGTAGGCGGGTACGCCCTCTGGAACAACGCGAACAACGTGGATGCTCTTCCTGAGGCGGAATACGGATACGTCGAGCAGGGGACTTTCGAAGCCAATGTGTCTGCATCTGGGTCGACGCAGCCCGCTTCCTCAGTCGTGGTCACGCCGGAGGTTGACGGCATCATTACCGACGTGCAGGTTGCCGAAGGCGACCAGGTGGAAGAAGGCGACGTCCTCTTCTACATCAAGAACGATTCCCTGGACAAAGCGGTAACGGAGGCCAACCAGCAGGTCAAGACCGCGCAAAACGGCGTGACCTCTGCTGAGCTGGCCTTGAAGAACGCGAAGAAGGCCTTGTCCGACGCCAACAGCGGCATCAACGGATTGGCTTCGGCGAAGGTTCAGCGGCCGTACGGTGCCGCCGAATTCAGCTGGGCTACGTACAGGCCCCATGAGGCGGCTACGGTGAGGACCGACTACATCAACGGTCCCGAAGACGACACATCGCCCGATGGCGCCGCATATGCCGATGCCGGCGACTACGGCGAGTATGCCGATTACGGCGACTATGGCGGATCGGGGGATTCCGACGCCTACGCCGTTCAGCAACCGAGCGTATCGACAGAAGAGCTGCAGCTGGCTGTGGACAATGCCCAGATCGAGCTCGACAACGCCAACATCGCCCTCCAATCCGCAAAGGACGCATACGACCAGGCCGTCGCCACCGCTGAGAAGCGCACGGTGAAGGCGCCCAAGTCGGGAACGATCATCGCCATGTCCGCCGAAGAAGGCGCCGCCATCGGTCAGGCCGAAGGCGGAACGTCACAGGCGACGGGCTCGCTTGTGACCATCGCCGACCTTGAGTCGTTGCAGGTGACCGTTCAAGTGAACGAAGTCGATGTCAACAACGTGCAAGAGGGCCAGCAGGCAAAGGTCACCTTTGCGGCGTTGCCGGACGTGGAGCTGGATGCAGAGGTGCGCCACATTGCCACGTTGGCTTCCGGAAACCCCGGCGAAGGCGAGTCCTACCAGCCGGGCGGCATCGTCACCTATGCGGTCGAACTGGTTATTCCCGAACCCGACGAACGGGTGAAACCCGGCATGACCGCCAGCGTGAAGATTGTCTCGCAAAGCCTGGAGGATGTGCTCATGGTGCCGACATCGGCGCTTATCGACAATGGCGACGGGACGTTCGACGTGCAAGTGGTCACGGGCACCGATGACGCCGGCGGCGATTTGGTCGAGCTCCGCACTGTGGAGGTGCAGGCTCAGGATGCCGCCACAGCCGTGGTGACCGGCGATGTCCAGGCGGACGACACGCTGCTCATACCGAGCTTCGAAGGCGAAATGCTCGAAGACGACGGCGCGATGATGGGATACTAG
- a CDS encoding NusG domain II-containing protein yields MAGKVNTTTAIAIAVIAAVLVGSFVVVGMMLGGGSDGELVAMVHDSDGNVYEMPLDTDDTLEVTTDLGTNVVVVQDGEVYMDDADCDGHDCMRQGSVSAPGRQIICLPHKLWIEVVRSGESGGSMDVEAVAGSDSEADEDLDVVAR; encoded by the coding sequence ATGGCGGGCAAGGTGAACACAACGACGGCCATCGCGATCGCCGTCATAGCCGCCGTTCTGGTGGGTTCTTTCGTGGTCGTCGGCATGATGCTGGGCGGCGGCTCGGACGGCGAGCTGGTCGCCATGGTGCACGACTCCGACGGCAACGTGTACGAGATGCCGCTGGACACCGACGACACCCTGGAAGTGACCACTGACCTGGGCACGAACGTCGTCGTGGTGCAGGACGGCGAAGTGTACATGGATGACGCCGACTGCGACGGCCACGACTGCATGCGCCAGGGAAGCGTTTCTGCGCCAGGCCGCCAGATCATCTGTCTTCCCCATAAACTGTGGATCGAAGTGGTCCGATCCGGCGAAAGCGGCGGCTCCATGGACGTGGAGGCCGTAGCCGGTTCTGATTCCGAGGCCGACGAGGACTTAGACGTGGTGGCCCGCTAG
- a CDS encoding FAD:protein FMN transferase yields the protein MLTRRTFTHLGALASAGALGCFLAPGCSRQKPDVSADADKVLMSLESEDDGLQSVEFFAFDTVIIIKAATTMEVMVKLQDRCTFFENTLSRTIEGSDVGRINAAGGEPVTVEPTTADLISKALVYCDESEGRFDITIGAATSLWDFKEGIVPDPDELAEAVTHIDYTQVMVDGTTVTLADPKGKIDLGGIAKGYIADDLVNLLLDEGCESAFVNLGGNVKTLGCKPDGNPWNVGIQDPADSSNVLAKIASENTSVVTSGLYERVFEEDGRRYWHILDPKTGYPVETDVMGATIVSEASIDGDGFTKPLFMMNHEDALAFIEGRQSLQGLLVLDDGTILQTENSQMELL from the coding sequence TTGCTGACAAGACGTACATTCACGCATCTGGGCGCACTGGCTTCGGCCGGTGCGCTCGGTTGTTTTCTGGCGCCTGGCTGCTCGCGTCAGAAACCGGATGTTTCCGCCGATGCGGATAAGGTCCTCATGAGCTTGGAATCGGAAGACGACGGGCTCCAGTCGGTGGAATTCTTCGCGTTCGACACGGTCATCATCATCAAGGCGGCCACCACCATGGAGGTGATGGTCAAGCTGCAGGATAGGTGCACCTTCTTCGAGAACACGCTGTCGCGCACCATCGAAGGAAGCGATGTGGGACGCATCAACGCCGCAGGCGGCGAGCCGGTTACGGTGGAACCGACCACGGCGGACCTCATCTCGAAGGCGCTCGTGTACTGCGACGAATCCGAGGGGCGCTTCGACATAACCATCGGCGCGGCCACGTCGCTGTGGGACTTCAAAGAGGGCATCGTGCCCGACCCCGACGAGCTTGCCGAGGCCGTCACCCACATCGATTACACGCAGGTCATGGTGGACGGCACCACCGTCACGCTGGCCGACCCCAAGGGCAAGATCGACCTGGGCGGCATCGCGAAGGGCTACATCGCCGACGACCTGGTGAACCTGCTGTTGGACGAGGGGTGCGAAAGCGCTTTCGTCAACCTGGGCGGCAACGTGAAAACCCTGGGATGCAAGCCCGACGGCAACCCGTGGAACGTGGGCATCCAGGATCCGGCGGACTCATCCAATGTGCTGGCCAAGATAGCTTCCGAAAACACCTCTGTGGTGACAAGCGGCCTGTACGAGCGTGTGTTCGAAGAGGACGGCAGGCGCTATTGGCACATTCTGGACCCGAAGACCGGATATCCGGTGGAAACCGACGTGATGGGAGCCACCATCGTATCCGAGGCGTCCATCGACGGCGACGGCTTCACCAAGCCGCTGTTCATGATGAATCATGAGGATGCCTTGGCGTTCATCGAGGGGCGCCAATCGTTGCAGGGTCTGCTCGTTTTGGACGACGGCACCATTCTGCAAACTGAGAATTCCCAGATGGAACTTCTATAG
- a CDS encoding FMN-binding protein: MKKILTVTACAFAMSAMLLLASCGGGSSMYNDGTYTGTGTGKSGDITVTLTIADDQITVDEITDPGETAGIGGAEAIADGTFKSQIEEAQSAEIEGVAGATLTSNGVKAAVEDALAQAAA, encoded by the coding sequence ATGAAGAAGATCCTTACGGTTACGGCCTGCGCTTTCGCCATGAGCGCCATGCTCCTGCTCGCTAGCTGCGGCGGCGGCAGCTCCATGTACAACGATGGCACCTACACCGGCACCGGCACCGGCAAGAGCGGCGACATCACCGTCACCCTGACCATCGCCGATGACCAGATCACCGTTGACGAGATCACCGACCCGGGCGAGACCGCGGGCATCGGTGGCGCCGAGGCCATTGCTGACGGCACCTTCAAGTCTCAGATCGAAGAGGCTCAGTCCGCTGAAATCGAGGGCGTTGCCGGCGCAACCCTGACCTCTAACGGCGTCAAGGCCGCTGTCGAAGACGCTCTGGCTCAGGCTGCTGCATAA
- a CDS encoding Gx transporter family protein, whose protein sequence is MQIEEARRWAHVGVLAAFALLLSYVETFVPIPIPGVKLGLANIVVLVALVRYDTKSAFFVAMVKVLAAGFLFGSPIMMAYSVAGTLLAFAAMALLIRVPGLHLAVVSAAGGMLHNVGQLAVASVLLGTPLVWYSLPILLVAGCLTGTVSGLLANQAVQALEGADESAAAEPPAGMPLADSPQAGKAALPASRSQSARQVPFRIACAVLVVYVVAVLNFSGVRTLGASAALALAMLVYAQVRPKDMLKALKPLAAIALFTMVFQVISFQEGDAAFAIGGLMVTYDALHETARMLVRLACIVAANVAFMRVVRLDEAAASLARLSGPLSRIGIPLEGLMLAVDVAMRSAPDMVEHFRTLRAQRLKPEDPDVSLRAKAGVYANILRDLAVWEASRADSYAEAVMGRISQDS, encoded by the coding sequence ATGCAGATCGAAGAGGCCCGGCGGTGGGCCCATGTCGGCGTATTGGCGGCGTTCGCCCTGCTGCTGAGCTATGTCGAGACCTTCGTGCCCATCCCCATACCCGGCGTCAAGCTGGGCTTGGCCAACATCGTGGTGCTGGTGGCCCTGGTCCGCTACGACACGAAGAGCGCTTTTTTCGTCGCGATGGTGAAGGTGCTGGCCGCCGGGTTCCTGTTCGGCTCGCCCATCATGATGGCCTATTCGGTCGCCGGCACGCTGCTGGCGTTTGCGGCCATGGCCCTGCTGATTCGCGTGCCCGGCCTGCATCTTGCCGTGGTGTCTGCGGCCGGCGGCATGCTTCACAACGTGGGGCAGCTTGCCGTGGCATCGGTCCTGCTAGGTACACCGCTCGTGTGGTACAGCCTGCCCATATTGCTGGTCGCCGGCTGCCTGACGGGCACGGTGAGCGGGCTTCTGGCCAACCAGGCAGTGCAGGCGCTGGAAGGTGCCGACGAAAGCGCGGCTGCCGAGCCGCCGGCCGGCATGCCCCTGGCCGATTCGCCGCAGGCCGGAAAGGCGGCGCTGCCGGCGAGCCGTTCGCAATCCGCACGCCAGGTGCCGTTTAGGATCGCGTGCGCGGTTCTGGTGGTGTACGTGGTGGCGGTGCTCAACTTCTCAGGGGTCCGCACGCTGGGTGCCTCGGCAGCGCTTGCTCTGGCCATGCTTGTGTATGCGCAGGTCAGGCCCAAAGACATGTTGAAGGCCCTCAAGCCCCTTGCAGCCATCGCCCTGTTCACCATGGTGTTTCAGGTCATAAGCTTTCAAGAAGGCGACGCGGCTTTCGCCATCGGAGGCCTGATGGTGACCTACGACGCCCTGCACGAGACCGCGCGCATGCTGGTGCGGCTCGCGTGCATCGTGGCGGCAAACGTGGCGTTCATGCGCGTGGTCCGACTGGACGAGGCGGCTGCGTCGCTCGCAAGGCTGTCGGGGCCCTTGTCGCGCATCGGCATCCCCTTGGAAGGCTTGATGCTCGCGGTCGACGTGGCCATGCGTTCGGCCCCCGACATGGTCGAGCATTTCAGAACGCTGCGCGCACAGCGGCTTAAGCCGGAAGACCCGGATGTTTCGTTGCGCGCCAAAGCAGGGGTATATGCGAACATCCTTCGCGACCTGGCTGTATGGGAAGCGTCACGTGCAGACTCCTATGCCGAGGCCGTTATGGGGCGCATAAGTCAAGACTCCTGA
- a CDS encoding proline iminopeptidase-family hydrolase, protein MAEMKSGYIDYKGFKTYYEIYGERKDNGKKPLLILHGGPGDTHLYLLNYRDMADLYDRQIIFYDQIGCGKSNIPHQEDDFYDYDLWINEFFTVRDALGLDDFHLFGNSWGGMLATMCMLRDDTGVASMVVNGSPYNCQTWLSEANRLILYLPEEMQKAIAEAEAAGGDYSTPEREAAYMEYYRRHVVGCDPWPDFVQEAFKPENVGECFNVMQGASEFVMTGKMKDFNVLDQVKNLKVPTMLLSGTNDEATPFLIKEAYDAMPAGTEWVLVQGAAHIGNATHAKEYFEAVENFIERHE, encoded by the coding sequence ATGGCTGAAATGAAATCCGGCTACATCGATTACAAGGGCTTCAAAACGTACTACGAAATTTACGGCGAGCGGAAGGACAACGGGAAGAAACCCCTGCTCATCCTGCACGGTGGCCCAGGCGACACCCATCTGTACCTGCTCAACTACCGCGACATGGCCGATTTGTACGACCGCCAGATCATCTTCTACGACCAGATCGGCTGCGGCAAATCCAACATTCCTCACCAGGAGGACGACTTCTACGATTACGACCTGTGGATCAATGAGTTCTTCACCGTGCGCGATGCGCTGGGCCTGGACGACTTCCACCTGTTCGGCAACAGCTGGGGCGGCATGCTGGCAACCATGTGCATGCTGAGGGACGACACGGGCGTGGCATCCATGGTCGTCAACGGCTCCCCGTACAACTGCCAGACGTGGTTGTCCGAGGCCAACCGCCTGATTTTGTATCTGCCCGAAGAGATGCAGAAGGCCATCGCCGAGGCCGAGGCCGCCGGCGGAGACTACAGCACCCCCGAGCGCGAAGCCGCCTACATGGAGTACTACCGCCGCCATGTGGTGGGCTGCGACCCCTGGCCGGATTTCGTGCAGGAGGCCTTCAAGCCCGAGAACGTGGGCGAGTGCTTCAACGTCATGCAGGGCGCAAGCGAATTCGTCATGACCGGCAAGATGAAGGACTTCAACGTGCTTGACCAGGTCAAGAACCTGAAGGTGCCCACCATGCTGTTGTCCGGCACCAACGACGAGGCCACGCCGTTCCTGATCAAGGAGGCTTACGACGCCATGCCCGCAGGCACCGAGTGGGTGCTGGTCCAGGGCGCGGCGCACATCGGCAACGCCACCCACGCCAAAGAATACTTCGAGGCCGTGGAGAACTTCATCGAGCGCCACGAGTAG
- a CDS encoding GNAT family N-acetyltransferase — translation MATNALTIRAATPADAAELLAIYAFYVENTAITFEYDVPSVEEFARRIAGTLEKYPYLVAESSDGIQGYAYVGQFHARPAYDWAVETSVYVRRDGRTRGTGRALYDALEKVLAAQGILNLEACIAYAPVEDEYLTNNSVGFHDHMGYRMVGRFEKCGFKFNRWYDMVWMEKLIGEHCADQPPVRWFPQVASDLENILNS, via the coding sequence ATGGCCACCAACGCGCTTACCATCAGGGCGGCGACGCCTGCGGATGCGGCAGAGCTGCTGGCGATCTACGCGTTCTACGTCGAGAACACCGCCATCACCTTCGAATACGACGTGCCAAGCGTCGAGGAGTTCGCCCGCCGCATCGCCGGCACGCTGGAGAAGTATCCCTATCTGGTGGCGGAAAGCTCCGACGGCATCCAGGGGTACGCGTATGTAGGGCAGTTCCACGCGCGGCCTGCCTACGATTGGGCGGTGGAGACCAGCGTGTACGTACGCCGCGACGGCCGCACGCGGGGCACGGGGCGCGCGCTGTACGATGCGCTCGAGAAGGTGCTGGCCGCCCAAGGTATCCTGAACCTGGAGGCGTGCATCGCCTACGCCCCTGTGGAAGACGAGTATCTGACCAACAACAGTGTCGGGTTCCACGACCACATGGGCTATCGCATGGTGGGCAGGTTCGAGAAGTGCGGATTCAAGTTCAACCGGTGGTACGACATGGTGTGGATGGAGAAGCTCATCGGCGAGCATTGCGCCGACCAGCCTCCAGTGCGGTGGTTTCCGCAGGTCGCAAGCGACTTGGAGAACATTCTGAACTCGTGA